A window of Glycine soja cultivar W05 chromosome 2, ASM419377v2, whole genome shotgun sequence genomic DNA:
GACGGGAATTATGATAAATAGGAATTTCTCATGGAGAGCTTATGGTCAAAGGACATGGAGTTTAGTGGAAAATGAAATTACTGTATAATGGTATAAAAAATTGCTCTGATAGAAGCACAAAGGAATATAAGGAGCAGAAGTTGAAGGACTTGAAAGTAATGAATTGTTTGTTTCAAGCCTTAATTAGATCATTCAGTCCTAGAGAAAATTCTAAATAAGGATACAACAAATTAAAGCACATACAAGACTcttcaaaactaaaattatcCTATCTTTCtcctaatttttttctattttctttatcgAGGAGGgacttcttttaattttttattattaattttaatcatttttgtaATGTCTTATTAGTTTCTAATTTAGTATTTactcaaaataaaatactttcatTACAATATAAACGGAACTATGACATaatcaaatttgttttcatttaaaaataaaatttattcttcGTATCTGGTCGTTCATGTACTACTCTCTAGAAATCGGCATCTTCTATGCACGTGTAAatataactaataaaataatatttgaaaaattatggatgaaaataaatttagtcTGAAATAATATTTCACACCAGTGGTTGTTGGGCAATCAACGCTATGGATTTACTATACAATTTACaattgaaaaatatgattaacCATCCTTAATAGTTtcagaatttttatatttgatattttttcaaaataaatatttttgttcaatgATGGTAGCCGGGTATCAACATATGATTTTACGCAAGCTAGTTTAATGGATTAATTTTTTGAAgtgtttattatgaaaaaaatatttttatttatgaaatttacaaACATATATACTTGTAAACGTAAGAACCAAAGTTCAAAGGAAATGgtctacatttttttatacgTAAAAATGTTTTTGGTATAGagctatatataaattaattggaAGAATGCCCACATTAGTCATGTGATTTGGATGAAATCAGTTTACTCAAAATTTATGCGTTGCACAcgtaaatataaaattgtaaaatgttTGATATCAACAATTTTGTCCGCGTTGCATGTCTGCTAATCACTAGATTAGTAGGAATTCTATCTAATTTAATcattcctccagaagcaatatTGGTAAACTGATGCAAGTACGAtttcttttgatatattatttttggtcAATAGGCATCGAGAGGGGATGAATTTCgtgacatttaattaattaatataagacCCAACAATCTGCAGCCTGTAATGTTGCCCAAGAACAAAATGACAAGGCACTATCCGTAATTTTCTCACCATGTGCGATTGTTTGTGATAGTCATCTAACAACTACGATTGAAAAGTGTTACAACTAAGTAACAGAGATATCCTTAATTAGATTTCACATATATTGTTATATGTTCATGTGAACTTGTCTTCTACTActtgaatattttgtttttgtttgcagGGGAGGAAAATGTTCATATACTGCCTTACTTAGTCTGGATTTCTAAACCATGTATAACTATTTTGATGTACTGAAACAatttgtaactatttttttctacaGGTTGAAATTCATATAGATCTCCCAAGTTTGGAAATTGGAAATAAGATCCACCAAAtgagaaatatatatttcaccCAGTATAAAAGAGTATATATAAAACAGGGTGTATTGATAGTATTTCTTGTTATGATACTTACTGCTGATTGacacagtattttttttatacaagataataatttattagcAGACCAAATGTCATAATCAGTGGTTACAACTTGCTTTGCTAGTTGAAGATATAGGCACGTTTGACAGCTAATTttcccatattttttttatttatgaaaacacTAAAAATCATAGATGTATGTTACTTATACAAATAAGTATGTAATGAATTGATCAAATTCTATGAAACCGTATGTGAAATGGGCTAAATAACGAGAGAATTCATGCCTAATATATTTCTATGCTAAAAGAACTCGTGCAAGTTTTTCCTAAGAATCTTGTGGACTGGTCATGGATCTGCAAGTGGTCAAGTTAATACAAATATGTTTTGCGAAAAATTGGGTTGGGATAGCCGCAATGTGAATATGTGATCCATAACGAACGATCAAATATGTTAATTGTTTTCTGCTAGCAGTTTGacattataaaatttcaaacaaaaaaaatataaaaaacaaaattcaaacaaatactatatatttaattactcTCTAGATCATTGGCCTAAAAGAGACCATGATTaggatgaaatgaaaataatcatAGGATCTTGTCTCAACGAAGATTATAAATGAAAGGGACATTGCCACATAATTGGACATAAATTATGAATGTTGCATACCCAATGGTCAAAAAAGAACAGAGGGGCTAGATAGCCATTGCCCATTAGACATTTTATTAGATATTCATGTACCgtgtttgattttaattatttattgttcaAGTGTGTAACTTCATATTATATATTCCTTTCACTACGGGGCAATGTGCCTTGGCATGCACTATGTCAACAAGGAGGGTTTATTAAGATCAGAATGAAAGATTATAATATCTAGCAAGATGAACAGAAAGTCTTATTTTTTCTGTTAGATATCTCTAGAAGACTAGAACTACAACGAGACTGGTGATTCAATAGAGAATGAAGTATAATTCCATTAATCAAGCAAGATTATGAATGAGAAATAGTTTAATTCTGTGTCTTATTATCCAACAAAAATTGATTGCTGATATGGTCCACCATGCTTGCCTTTGCTTAACCCCCTTGCCCCACATAAAAGTAGCTACATGCAAACAATATAAGAAATGGAAAGCTATGAGATAAATACAATTGCTTAGGTGGAACCTAACTTCATCACTAGCAGAATAGGAATTCGAAGTTTAAATCAACAAACCGTCATGATAGTAAAGTAAAAATGGATTATTAAAAAAGTATAGAATTTCATGTTAGAATTAAACTATATGGATTTATATGAACAAAGCTCTCGTGTTTGAAtgaataaaggaaaaaataattatgcctTCCAGTTAACTTTATGTTCTCGGCTTTAATAGCAGGGTGAATAAACTTCGGGGCAAGATCACATTAAAAATGTAGCAAGCATGTATTGTTCTACCAAAATTTAAGCAGCAAAAACAGATAGAAACCAAGATTGACAAAACAGTAACCTAACTTCTATCATTTCAGAAGAGACTCAGATAGACAAGCAAAAGCGCTACTTTTGTCTTTCTCTTGCATTTTCCTTTTGTCAGCATGCCCTTTCTTTAATTCTAACGGtagttttcttaaatttaaatgacatggtTGTCTAAAACCTTATGCTTTGTCTAGTACGAGTCTTTtgagtgaaaagaaagagattaAAGGACAATAGACCATAGAGAAGCAATCCCATGAGCACACATGACACATTGTTGGATGGAATATAAATCCAAacttttttacactttttaaataaataaaaaaaagctgcagtaaaaaaaaaatcagcttaaatttgtttttgagtaaaactaatattataaaatcaaaattattcaaaattaagtTTATAGATGTTGATCCAAATACATatcaaatatgttttatataaaaaaaggcaTTTTACTTATTGATTTTTCTCATCGTATCTTTTccattaacttttatatttttcatttgaatataacatatacaaaaaatttaggttatatatgttttcaattttactttccttcttttctttaactgaaagaaagaaaaagtgtcGTCTTATAACCAAACATACGATTTCGTACTACCAACAAAAGGCAgtgctttttcttttaaaaaatccatttataataatatattaaaattgaagcgcaaaaattatatcattaacACCTATGGTTATCATGTCTTTTAGAACCTTGCGGATAAGAAGTTCATTAGCaacattttaataaatactGTTTATGAAAgggtaaatattttgtatttttctccCTTACACCTAAAAAGgaaagtaattatatttttgttgcttAAAACCAGTAACTCTAAGAAGTTTTTAGTTGAAATTCCGTTATATGACTTAACTCACTTAAGAGAGATCCAAATTCTCTATTAGTTTTGCTGCTAATTTAATATTTGGCaatgaaaaaattacaaataggagagaaaatgtcatttttttagtaatgtgttgttttttaattagagaaataagaaaagaaaattaaaaatagaataaggTAATTAACTAaagtttaaaataactttttaaaatttagccACACCATGCATATGTatgcattatttttcttcacacCTCTTGTCCTGTTGTAAATCCTCCCCAGTCCCTCGTAcctttttccttgtttttttaaaaactcaaaTTACACAAACTACCATTATTTGCAGTCAAGCGACTTAATTGCTTTCTACAAAACATTATTGTCATCTCATTACGAAAACAATTAAAACTGGTCATCGCCGAAGCAACACCGCAGATTCACACCCTACCCCCATTGATGAAAACAACCCAAAAATTTAGACTTTTTCCTTAACCCTCCATCCCCAAATAAAAGTCGAGCCcttgaaatagaaataaaatataattgaattcaAATCCATCCATTAAAATTGAGATTATGACATAACCAAATGAAGCCTCAACCAACTCTCTAATCTCTATCACACCCGTGGGCCGTGGTGTAGGGGAGAATGTAGAATTgggaaaaacaataataaatgtgagaaaaacagtAGGTACTCTTGCATATGCAAAACCAAAGGCggcttctttcttttcaattaaGATAATGCCACGAGATCCCATTGTATTTACAcatggaaaaaattatttatttgacaaaaaatcATGTTCAATTTTTATGTCGTGTAAAATTTTTCTAAACCAATAATAATCAcatattataaatgaaattagTATATAATCAAAGTGAATTGAAAAACAGTAGTATCTCTCTAGccgaggaaaaaaaaaaaaaaagaccagtGAGTGTTTCACTGAAAGTCAATCTTTCCAACCCTTTCTTTCCTCTCCCCTTCCTTCCTCTCTCAAACCCAAGTCACAATCTTGAAATCTTTGCCCTCACTATAAATTCCACCATCCCATTCCAACCGACAACCATTTTTCCACCCTTGTGATTTGGTTTCACAcacacagaagaaaaaaaagagagagaagagaaacacacaaacacaaacagaaGCATGGAGGTGGAAGTGATGGTTCCACCGGTGGACTTCAACTTCGACAGCAACTGCTCCTCCCCCTTCATCACCGCCCCTTCCAGCCCCCAATTCTTCGCTTCCAACAAACCAAACTTCTTCTTCAGCGCCCCCACCAGCCCCACACGTGGCACCTCCTCCTTCTTCCACGACTCCccctcctcttcctctgttcTTCCCCATGAAGAACAACAAGATTTCGAGTTCAATTTCAGCGGCCACCTCGACCGCCCTTCTCTCTCCGCCGCCGAGCTCTTCGACGGCGGAAAAATCCGTCCTTTGAAGCCGCCTCCGCGGCTTCAAACTCCGGTAACATCCCCAAGGTCCAAACTTTCTCCCCGCAAGAAGAAGAAAGACTTCGACCCTTTTGCAGAGGCAATGAAAGAAACTCTTAAgagagaagaacaagaagaaacaCAACGAAGGAGGGAAAGGGTTTCGGTTTCTGGTCGTAAAGGAAGCAGGTCGTTGTCCCCTTTGAGAATCTCCGACATCGTCGTGTGCGACTCCGAAGACAAAAGCGTTTCTTCTTCAACAAGCAACAACAACTCAAAAACATCCTCGTTTTTGTCTTCGATTCCCTTCACGAGAAAATGGAGGTTCAGGGATTTTCTCCTCTTCCGAAGCGCCTCGGAGGGAAGAGCAACGGACAAGGATCCTCTGAGGAGAAAATACGCGGTTCTGTCGAAGAACAACAACGAGGATGTTCCGAACTGCAGCTTCCGGTCCACGGAGAGTAATTCTTCCGGTTCGTTCTCGAAGCGGCGCGGACCGGTCTCGGCCCACGAGCTGCATTACACGCTGAACCGGGCCGCGTCGGAGGAGATGAAGAAGAGGACTTTCTTGCCTTACAAGCAGGGGTTGTTGGGCTGCTTGGGCTTTAATCCTGGTAACATGCATAATCACATTTCTAAGGGGATTGGCTCTTTGACGCGTTCTTAGTCAAATCCAAATTCCTCGTTTGGATCTTGCTCTGCTCTCTTTCTTATCTTGGTGTTTGTGGTTAATTAGGTTTCATACTGCCACATGttcacctccttttttttttttggatattgtTGTCTCCATGTTTACGTCAGAGACTAGACTGAAATTTGTGTCAAAATATTTGTACCATTCACATCAacatatatatgataagtttacTCACACATGTGACATGTCTATACTTATTTAGCTTTGGTAGTGGAATGTTATATTTGGTCAATTGTTGTCAAATACCCAAACAAGTAGTAATATGGTATAGCCTGACTCATTTTCCAGAGTAACATTTCAGTTATTTGAGGAATTACATGGATTCCATACACTTTGTTGGTTTTACTTAGgatgagaaaaaaatttgaaatttgatctaacgagaaaatcaaaaggattttttttttgttttgtttataaaGGTTAATttctatctatattttttttattttcttttttatttattttgattaaataaaagaaaattcatcCTTACACGTATTTTCTCTCGGTCctctattttttcctttaattcaaatttttatttttattataggttgaaatttattaaaaaaataattttaatgaatgTTATCAAATATAAAGTAAGACTTGTGTATAAAATactagtttagaaaaataaaattattacgtGATATGGTTCCAAGTTCCAACTAATCTTTACACAATACTTCGAGGTTATCAATGTTTTCTAGTAAATACTAGGGAGTATTGTGCAATTTCCTATGGGTTATGATCTGAATCCTAAGCTAGCTATGTTTTCAGCATCCAAAAATCTGCGCTATTGTCCTGAATAATTCTTCCAGAAGATACGAGTTTGGCTTGCAACTAAGACTTTCAATTTTAGAACTTTTTGATGCATTCATGGTGAAAGTTTTAAACGGAGAATGGTAACAGAACATGATTAATTAGCTAAAAGAACCAAGAAAAAACCTCGACGTGGAAAGAATATAAGCACGGTGAAACTGAAAGGTATAAACGGAGAATGATAACTGAACATGATTAGCAAAAAGAATCAAGATAAAACCTCAACGTGGAAAGTATATAAGCATGACAtaagaaaagaaggaagctTTTGGTCATATATAATAATCATTAGGCTTTGGAAAAATGATGGCAACGGTGTTGTACAGTGTAAAGTGTGTGGTTGAAATGGGCACCCACAGTCAAAttaaagttaagaaaataaaaagagatataCCAAACTTGTGATTATTTGTCGATCACTACAGATCCTGTAATGATGAACACCTAACAAAACATACCTGTAATTAGAATCAGAAAGCCTAATTATGTGGCAAGTCTCGGAATAAACACACTCCTACCCCTTCCTCCACACACTAGcatataagaaaacaaaatggaGGACTCTGTGGTACATCTAGAGAAGAAAAATTCATAaagtaatttgaaaataaagagaaattttaatttatttttcacatgttTTCTATCCAATGTACTCCACAAGGTGAATAAAATCATGAGATGCATATTAAGGTGAATATCACTTTGCCACTTGACAGTTGTCTCAACTTCATTTGCAAAAGTGATTTCAGTAGAATTAAGTTAAGGTTTTAGAAgcaacaatgtttttttacttATTCGTCTGATACATTGGAATTTGttattgtgtattagaattcaCAAATGTACTTTTCAAACCTTAATCCAAACATAGCCAAATTAATCGCAAACCAAAGAATTAATGATGGTTCAGCAGAATTTCATTGACTTGCTGGAGAATTGAATAATTTTCACTCCTCTCATCATTAGTTCTCTTATGActtatcttaatttatttttgcccGCAGTCTTGAGTGGTATTATAGTTTGCTAATGCATGGAGCTAACTAGCATTAAATAATGTTGACATACAAGGTGAAAAGATCAAATTGTATGTAAAATCCAGACAAGCAAGTCAGAAATAAACGCAAAAAAGTTTCTTCTGACCATTAAGCAGTCATGAACTTGTCATACTATAGCAAGTCTTGTACTATAGGACCACAATCCCCAGCTTCAAAAGCAGAGCACAGCGTGACCCTTAACATACGAATAAAGCTAGCAAAACAGAGCACACCGTGCAAAACGTTGAAAATGACCTACCACGTTCTTGCTCCTAAATCCTAATACATAGTTGATTAGTTGTACTATAATACTTAATagagatataataaaacaatttaataataaacttcAGTCTTCGGAGTAGTTTACCATATATACCTCTTTTTAACTCACAttttatcaaatcaaaatttcaagTGTATCAAGTTTTAAAAGCTTTGATACGTGGAATGAGATGGGATATTTAATGTCTCTATATAAATATagtggtttttattttcaatatccataaaaaaatagtttttttattccCATAATATTTGTGATCATCTATTATGGTTTTGTCTGTAAGCCTGTAAAcctgtcataattttttttttggacagaAAACCTGTAAACCTGTCATTAGCAAATAGCAATCATATATTTTACATTcttgtaaatataataatttgtttttatgttcCTATCAAATGCAGTAAATTTTCTTTAgtttctataaaaataatatgttttttttttaaattttctagtTTACGTTATTTTTTCCCATAAAATATAacgaattatgttttttttgtttttgttatcatggttcagaaacaaaaagaaaagtgacaGCAAAAATTACAAGGACAAACTTTTTttacaaagactaaaaaaatagctATTTTTATTGGCcttgattaaaaacatattttatatatatcaaacTATTCATGTCCTTGTGAGTTGAATTTATGGTAAAACTGGatcagaaagaagaaagaaaaagatgaattgGAATGTTTATTATGCTAAGAACAAACAAGGGGGTGGCTGTCTATCATTTTACCAATTCAAATACTCAATCATTAACTACGCTAGCTAATATCGACATATATTTCAGTTGAAAAGTCAATATTTAGCACGCTGATTCGAGCATATGATAATTTCCAGCTAAAggtataaaaagaaagaacggAGGTCCGTTCTTATTTATCCATGCATGCATGCTCATGTTCATGCATGTGGTTACGCAGTcccttaaaagaaaaagaaaaaggcaaatgttttttaggaaaagaatgaaaaacgACATAGCCAAGCCATGCATGCATAGCTGTCTTTATGTAAAGGCAACTTCTGTCCATTGAAGAGGAAACCCAAATGATTATGAAGCTCTACAATTTGTTAGCTACTACACTTTTCTCGCCTACTTTATTATGTgccacttttatatatatatataacttattatGTGCCACTTTGGAGTGTACAATACAACACATAATATATTAGGATCGAGTATAAGTGGCCATATAAGGCCACGTTAACACAATATATTTATGCTCATTTTCTATGCGGGGTCGTCCTAGTCACAGAGGACTATCATAATACCATGGTGAAATGTATGCATAGATcaagtagaaaaaaataaggTTGAAAATATAGAGTTGAAAATTGGTTGGTTATTAGAGGGGATTAAATGGATCACTAAGTAATCCATGATCGAAATCATTTTGACTTTATCATTCAGCTACAAGACGAAGACCAATAGATTATGTCTAATTTTGGATTAAAGTTGAGAGAgcttaaaagtaattttaagctaaaaacaacaaattttcCCTTCTCCAGTATTAAAAGTTGGAACAAGCAATTTTATATTAGAATtacttttgtaattttaaaccaaaaagaTAAGCTGTATATGGCTTGTTTACCCGAAATTCATTCATTGTAATTTAAGAAGTCTCTAGCTTGACTTGAAAACATCGGGTGGGGTAAAATTAAACTTAGGTGAACTATACGTTACTCTAATAATTAATGTTGCACATTTTCTCAATTTATTTCCCATGTAATTTGTATCACTAAATTTACCTAAAGGTTAAGCTAAaactatagatttttttttatggaatataCAATATAACTATAGATaatgttaaataatatatttttttatatttcagttATATGTATGGATAGTATAGTTTTATTACTTATTGGATTTATATTTCCCCTTTGTCTCTTGTATATTCAGACTTTGTATTTGGGTTGAATAGAGTTAAATCTCTTCATCTCTCTTTTCACTCCTTCCACACTATCAGTCATCTATAGTGTAGTTCGTGCAGTCCACACTCCATCAaacaacaatgtttttttatttgcaatAGCTGATTCCTTAACCATAGAATTCAGCTGAATTTTGACAGGGTTCGGAATTCAATTTTCTTCATTCTGTCAGGTTGGATCATCGAGACGAGGTATGAAGAGGGAGAAAAGTGATTTGTGGAAgcaactctattttttttttttttttttttattttgtggggGGGAGGGGTTCACGTTTCTGGAATTTTTGTAGTCTTCAGTTGACCCTATTTGAAGCTCTGCACCTAGGTTTTGTGGTGACTCATttgcaaaatttgaaaatgttcACCTTCTTGTTGCAATTTGTGAGCATTTGCATTAACTGTTGCAATAGCAGCTGTTTGGACAACCCATTTGCAATATTCTTTCGGTTGATCCTATTTGAAGCTCCACATCTAGGGTTTTGCAGTGACTCATTTGCAAAAAACTGAGCTTTCTCTCCATTGTATGTTCTCTCTTTATTGTTTTCTAATTGTGATTTGTTGTAATGGCTAGTGAaagtgatgtttttttttttttttaatctattagtGTGCAATTAAATGGGTAGAATTGCTCCTATTGGAGTTATGACAAATGTAGTTATTGTAAGCAAAAGGATCATTGAAAAGCACAATGCCCGAAACTGTTGAATAAATCACAATAGCCCTATGCAACTATTTCTTCACCAGTTTCGTGATTTGCTTTAAGAGAGTACATGATTTGCTTTAAAGAATTTTTAGTCGCAacctttattgtttttaattataatgtaatGGTTATTATTGGTTGttgtcatttttcatttttaagaatTGATCTCATTTGAAACatatataatagtatttttaaatattattgagatttgattaaaatgaataaatttaagcTAATATGTATATCATATTTAtcatagttttcttttttctttaaaaaaaaatctcactttaaatgttttaatttaattttaattatttattactttagatagtgaaatgaaaataataataataatgaaataaaagaaaccTTAATCAAACTTAACTATATTCTCTCagaattaaagatatttaatatttattaagttttcataacattaaattaatgttttaagttttagttattcatttaaagaaattttttgactttctttaatatttttttatcaatgtttactatcaataaattaattttttatcactgaaattaaatttgaaaattgttcaaacttcaaaaaattaaataattgtgttattatattttactaatttttatactttattctttatattttgtatGTAGTAAATACCTTATTTACCAAATAAATGCTAGTTGATTTGCATACATAGTGATACATACAGATACCGTAGAACTTGAGAAACTTCAAATATGGTCCTCTAGATTAGCTGGAGGCAGGAGACACGCGTCACCATCAGCCGAAATTATTGACtcgtaaattttaaataattaaggataaaaaaaaagtcagagtatgtgctcgttttatttgttttttttttactaagacaaaatataaattaataccaAAATACTATTATAAAAGAAACCTGAAGTATCAAATATGTTATGttaatttaacacaaaaaaaaatgttagtatgTTAAACGAGTCATTGGCATCATGATTGAGTTTGCTAATAATAATTAAGCAACTTATCCTACATTTCAATGTGTCATAATTAACTTATTCTTAATCTTTTCATGGTGTATCAATACCTCAAAAATGATTTGAGATTCCAGTTCAATGATGTCAATGATTAATATGTACACATAATATGCatgattaatttgttaataacttttaaatttttgtagaaTAATCTCTATCACTATAATGATGTGACATACATCTTACTATGTTACACCAATGACCATTTTGAAGTAACAGGTTAAATGATATGTTTAGATGCATGTTATCGGTAAGAGGTGAAAAAGATTTatcaaaatgatattattttcatgaattaattttgaagtaatAAGTGAAATAGTTTGTGTATTTTGTTGGTGGAActtatttttgtcaaaagaacatttttgaaaaaaaataaattaaatcacatgTGGATATTTTAAATAGTAAATCTGATAGTGAAAATAGTTGCTCCCTAGAATTTGTTGTGTGCTCATACTGAATTAGTTTTACATTAATTTGGATTTAAGGTGTTAGGGTTGAGGCTAAAACTTTATACACTCATACTGTTGCTTCTTGTACTTTTTATTGTATTCAAGAATTGGGAAATGTAGGAAGTAAAAGTGGTAGTGCAGGAAGCAATAACCCAGGAGTTGATATACATAATAGACCTACTTTCACCTACATGTAAAAATCCTAGATTTTGTTGGGCTCTAACTCAATCCACTTAAAACAAAGTCTTAAAATGAGTGAATGAAAAAAGTTTTTACTCTGCCAGTTTCATAGTAAGTCAAAATATTATAGCTACTTTCAATCAGttattctttttcattgttttgGATAATTAATGGGGTCGGAGAATG
This region includes:
- the LOC114388756 gene encoding uncharacterized protein LOC114388756, with protein sequence MEVEVMVPPVDFNFDSNCSSPFITAPSSPQFFASNKPNFFFSAPTSPTRGTSSFFHDSPSSSSVLPHEEQQDFEFNFSGHLDRPSLSAAELFDGGKIRPLKPPPRLQTPVTSPRSKLSPRKKKKDFDPFAEAMKETLKREEQEETQRRRERVSVSGRKGSRSLSPLRISDIVVCDSEDKSVSSSTSNNNSKTSSFLSSIPFTRKWRFRDFLLFRSASEGRATDKDPLRRKYAVLSKNNNEDVPNCSFRSTESNSSGSFSKRRGPVSAHELHYTLNRAASEEMKKRTFLPYKQGLLGCLGFNPGNMHNHISKGIGSLTRS